The genomic region TGATCTGTTGTCCGTAGCGCGCTTACGGCGGAGCACGCCATCTCGAATCCGACGACCCACCTGCCAATAGAAGTTCGGCGTTGACGGCTGCGGCCGAACTTGCATCTCTTGTCTCGCTCGGAATACGCGGCCAAAGGCCGCGCATCTCACAACATGCATGGGCGTGCGCCGCACGCCGTGCAGCAACGTCCGAACCTGATGTATCGTGGCGCGAAGCGTGCGCGTCGCTTCGCCCCTGTGGAAGGTCGTCCATTCCATGACCGCCTGCCCCCGGCGACAGCGCCCGCACGATCCTGCGCAACACGAAAGGCCGTCCGGCGCCCGTGTAGGTCCGGCGTGCCTCGTTCACCTGTCCGGAATCCGTCGCCATGAAAAAGCTTGTCAACCGCCCGTCCGATGTCGTGCGAGAAATGCTGGAAGGCATCGCGCGGCAGTCGCCGCATGTCGCGATCCTCGGCGACGAGCACGTGCTCGTCCGCCAGCCGCTGCCCGAGCCCGCGCAGCGCCCCGTCGCCGTCCTCTCCGGCGGCGGCAGCGGCCACGAGCCCGCACACGGCGGCTATGTCGGCGAAGGGATGCTGAGCGCGGCCGTCTGCGGCGAAGTGTTCACGTCGCCGTCCACCGACGCCGTGCTCGCCGCGATCCGCGCCAGCGCCGGCCCGAACGGCGCACTGCTGATCGTGAAGAACTACACCGGAGACCGGCTCAACTTCGGGCTGGCCGCCGAACTCGCGCGCGCCGAAGGCATTCCCGTCGAGACGGTCATCGTCGCCGACGACGTGTCGCTGCGCGGCCGCGTCGAGCGTGGCCAGCGACGCGGGATCGCCGGCACCGTGCTGATCCACAAGCTCGCCGGCGCGGCCGCCGCGCGCGGGCTGCCGCTCGCCCGCGTCGCGGCGATCGCGCGCGACGCGGCGGCCGAACTCGGCACGATGGGCGTCGCGCTCGACGGCTGCACGATCCCGGGCGCCGACAAGTCGGGCTTCAGCCTCGGCGATCACGAGATCGAGCTCGGCCTCGGCATCCATGGCGAGAAAGGCGTCGAACGTCGCGCACCGTTGCCTGCCGATGCGCTGGCCGACACGCTGCTGTCGAGCATCGTCGCCGATCTCGTGCTCGACCGCGGCGAACGCGTCGCGCTGTTCGTCAACGGCCTCGGCGCGACGCCGGACATGGAGCTCGCGATCGTGCTGCGCGCCGCGCACGACAACCTGCACCGGCGCGGCCTCGTCGTCGCACGCGCGTGGGCCGGCACGTTCCTCTCGGCGCTGAACATGCCCGGCTGCTCGATCTCGGTGCTGCGACTGAACGACGAACGCGCGGTGCTGCTCGACGCGCCGACGCAGGCGCGCGCATGGCCGGGCGGCGGCGCGGTGAATACGCAGATCCGCGCGGCCTCGGCCGCCGTGCAGGAAGCGCCGTTGCCGCCGCTCGATGCGGCCGGCCGCGCGTGGGCCGCGCGCCTGCAACCGGCGCTGCACGCGGTCGCGCAGACGCTGATCGATCACGAGCAGACGCTGACCGACCTCGACGCGGCGGCCGGCGACGGCGATCTCGGCGCGAGCATGCTGCGCGCGGCGGAAGCGATCCTCGCACTGCCGGAAGGCGCGTACGGCACGCCGGCCGGCGCACTCTCGGCGCTCGGCGCCGCGTTGCGCCGCGCGATCGCCGGCAGTTCGGGGCCGTTCTATGCAACCGCACTGCTGCGCGCGTCGCGCCGGCTGGCCGA from Burkholderia sp. HI2500 harbors:
- a CDS encoding dihydroxyacetone kinase family protein, which gives rise to MKKLVNRPSDVVREMLEGIARQSPHVAILGDEHVLVRQPLPEPAQRPVAVLSGGGSGHEPAHGGYVGEGMLSAAVCGEVFTSPSTDAVLAAIRASAGPNGALLIVKNYTGDRLNFGLAAELARAEGIPVETVIVADDVSLRGRVERGQRRGIAGTVLIHKLAGAAAARGLPLARVAAIARDAAAELGTMGVALDGCTIPGADKSGFSLGDHEIELGLGIHGEKGVERRAPLPADALADTLLSSIVADLVLDRGERVALFVNGLGATPDMELAIVLRAAHDNLHRRGLVVARAWAGTFLSALNMPGCSISVLRLNDERAVLLDAPTQARAWPGGGAVNTQIRAASAAVQEAPLPPLDAAGRAWAARLQPALHAVAQTLIDHEQTLTDLDAAAGDGDLGASMLRAAEAILALPEGAYGTPAGALSALGAALRRAIAGSSGPFYATALLRASRRLAEIAEPSARDWAAAFRGAVDSISELGGAHAGDRTMLDALIPAVAAFERALDNDRDPASAWAAAVEAAEHGAQETARMTPRAGRASYLGERAIGTPDGGAVAVSYWLRALQAHIG